In one Dreissena polymorpha isolate Duluth1 chromosome 7, UMN_Dpol_1.0, whole genome shotgun sequence genomic region, the following are encoded:
- the LOC127840167 gene encoding putative nuclease HARBI1 — translation MADFDIPNARRPRQFRRIDRFTETDDPEEIRRRFRFTPDSIDRIERLIGHRLERPTGRNQPLTPRQQILITLRFFASGNFLQLIGDTFGVDIATVSRVVTRVTDELCDLKDQTIKFPTTDRHKSIIKQNFFKIAGFPSVIAAIDGTHVRIIAPNEHEEQYVNRKHYHSVNVQATCDHRGVFTSINATWPGSTHDAHVFRTSVLSDYLEAHHHGLEDGIVLGDSAYPCRKFLMTPYLHPGSPQQQMFNDAHAKTRNVIERAFGVLKRRFHVLHGEVRMKPGKVTKIILACVVLHNLAKAWGEREAFPEEEDPQPPPLVQLEGNPDGQAIRDAITANYFR, via the exons ATGGCTGACTTTGACATACCGAACGCTAGACGACCAAGACAATTTCGACGAATAGACAGATTTACGGAAACTGACGACCCTGAAGAAATACGACGACGATTTAGATTTACACCTGACAGCATTGACCGCATAGAACGACTGATCGGACATAGACTTGAGAGACCAACTGGACGGAATCAACCCTTGACACCGAGGCAGCAAATATTGATAACACTGAGATTTTTTGCTTCTGGAAATTTTTTGCAATTAATAGGGGATACTTTTGGGGTGGACATTGCCACGGTTTCAAGGGTAGTGACCAGAGTAACTGACGAACTGTGTGACCTGAAAGACCAAACAATTAAATTCCCGACGACGGACAGACATAAATCAATTATTAAACAGAATTTTTTCAAAATCGCTGGATTTCCGTCTGTAATTGCGGCGATCGACGGAACGCACGTTCGCATCATTGCTCCCAATGAACACGAGGAGCAATATGTGAACAGAAAGCACTATCACAGTGTCAATGTACAGGCAACGTGCGACCATCGAG GTGTATTCACCAGCATAAATGCCACATGGCCTGGAAGTACTCATGATGCTCATGTTTTCAGAACCTCAGTACTATCTGATTATTTGGAAGCCCATCATCATG GTTTGGAGGATGGAATTGTGTTAGGGGACAGTGCCTATCCATGCAGGAAGTTTCTCATGACACCTTACCTGCATCCTG GATCCCCACAGCAACAGATGTTCAATGACGCACATGCAAAGACAAGAAATGTTATCGAAAGAGCATTCGGTGTACTGAAGCGGAGGTTTCATGTCCTTCATGGAGAG GTACGAATGAAGCCGGGCAAGGTAACAAAAATAATTCTGGCATGTGTAGTATTGCACAATCTCGCTAAGGCATGGGGTGAGAGGGAGGCATTCCCAGAGGAAGAAGACCCTCAACCTCCACCACTTGTCCAGCTTGAGGGTAACCCTGACGGGCAGGCTATCAGGGATGCAATAACTGCAAACTATTTCAg ATGA